Part of the Prunus dulcis chromosome 8, ALMONDv2, whole genome shotgun sequence genome is shown below.
cgcacgcatgtcaatatacacagaattttatgttacgcacggttatgtactctttttcccttcgaccagtttttgtcccactgggtttttactggcaaggtttttaacgagacatattccatatcatttgtggtctccaagggggagtgttgtaaataattgagtgtggagcccacatgttgaAAAGGGCCCCACATATTGTAAGAATTCTGTCTACAAAACTCATTAGATGAACGGATCAAAGGAGAATTCAGATTCGCAGAAttcctccatttttttttctctccaatttcGCTTTCAGTTTATaacaaacttgaaatttttatttgaattttatttgtatgttcAAAATTGAATTTGTGGGCCTAATGGGCAACccaattttatttagtttgttccaaatttgttttccttaGGCAGGCCCAAACCAAACCATTTCAGGAGCTCAAGACGACAAAGAAACACAACACAGTGACCCAACATTAACAGAGAGAGGAGAGCGTGTGAGTCAGAGGAGAGAGACACAGAAGGAGATGATGATGGGCAGGGGAGGCAGAGATAGAGAGGAAAGGGATGAGGAGGAGGGCAAGGGTTTGCTGTGGAAGCTTCCAGTTATCAAATCCCCGCAACTCGGGAAGGTGGGTCCCGCCTTTGGTGTCGGCGTCGGCTGTGGCTTGGGCTTCGGCGTCGGCCTCCTCGGCGGTACTTggttcttctttctctctcatcttctcACGTTGAATTGAGTTGAGTTTTCtgtttgtatatatatccTAATTTAGGGTTAGACTGCCAATCAATTAGTTGCCACTGCCAGGCCTAGGTTTGTATAGAATATAGAATTTTGGGtccatttaatttaattagggCACCGGCGCACAGCATATTAATTGTCTGGCGACTTGAAATTTTGGTCGTTAAGCTAAACAGTCCTTGAATTACCAGTGGCAGTGAGAGTGAGGTGATCATTTATACAGCTAGAGCCTAGAGCTAGCTACCCGACGCAATTCTTTTCTAGCTGCACCTGCACCACACGATTTTATCAACACAGTGGCAGTGATCATTTGATCATTTCATATTCATCTTTATGTGTTTGTGTTATGTTTAATGACAAGTATGGTTTGGCTTTTGGAAAACCAACTCTAGGCTTAGGATTTGGTCCTGGGATTCCTGGCTTACAAGTTGGCTTTGGCCTTGGTGCTGGATGTGGGGTCGGCTTAGGATTCGGCTACGGGGTCGGCAAGGGCATTGCTCATGATGACCATCGGAGATACTCTAATGTTGGCAATCTTTTTCAAGGAGCAAATGTTGGCATTTCTCGTGCTTCTGGAAATCTGCCTACTCAGTAAGTTTgctgttttttctttgtcaataTTTTCTGGGGAGGGgagttttctttctcttgttttgttttttgaaaaatagaaaataaacccTAATGAAAAGGAACCGAAAAACCCATGTAACCTTGTTCTGTTCAGTAAAAGTGTAAATCAACTTCAATCTGATTTATTTGTTGACGGGCAATACTAGGACCTTCTCTATCCAACAAGTTGCCAAATGAtgcagaaaattgaaaaattgttttgaaatCACCATGTTATACGATACTTTTCCTGCTGTTCAAGTTTGTAATCCTCATTTGTATTGTATTAGTATCTACATGGGATATTCATTTTTCGTATGTTTTCGTCAGGGATGATATTGGTGCACTTGTTGAGGAGCTTGTTGATAATACAAAGAAACTTGTGAGAGCTACTACAAGAGAAATGGACAAGTGGAGAAGATGAGTTCTCTTTTGTGACTTGAGCTTGCTGAGTTGTTAGTGTAGATTTGAATTGATTATGATTTACTAAATACTGTTATGTAGCTAAAGTCTATTAGTACTCTTCTATAGACTACAGTTTCTTGAAATGAACGCTTAAAATGATTAGATCTATGTCTtttaaatgtgcaataaaaatgagaaagaaaggtGCGCTTCTAATGATCGAATGAATTGTACAATTTTAGATCTATGTCTTTTACTTTAAGTTAAACAGAACATTTGTAAACATATGAAAGAATGTGTAGCAAAATAGAATAGTTTATTCCTCAAAATCCTGActaacttttttgttgttgtctgAGAATACTCATTTGTGTGCAAAATCtaacttcaaattttggaaaatgcCATTTATcttaaaatttcaaagataCAAATTTTGATCTTTTGTAACGTTGAGGTCGTCATCGATACACAAAGGGGCGATATCCTTTCGTTCATTGACAGGGAATCGTTACCCAAAGTTGGCATTTGGACTCATAAGTCTTCCCAAGGTATAACCAAATTGATATTCAAGGTATCACAACTTATCATACAGTCTATATTGCTGAAATATCAAAATAcgaacttctttttttcatataattatTAGAAAAACATCTCCTTCCCATCGCTCCAATTGTGTGCCCAGGAGCACtttagagaagagaagaaagaaccAAGTCAAATTACCCACACTGGCACCTctgagaggcttttttttttttttttttttccatgtgTCAAAAAGAGAGTAAAATTGACATTGAAGGGCCCAAGAAATATATGGAGGATTTTACCGGATGATCTCCACTCTTACCTTAAACACCtaaggggaaaaaaagagtaaaaaaCAACGTCTGGGGTTTTATGCAGCAAATGGGGTAACTGTTGGGTATATATGGTAAATTTGCAGATGAAAAAGGATGGctgagagtgagagtgagtgagagtgagagaagaaagagtCGAGACCATCAACATTGGATTGGATAGAAGATGTTATCTGAAGAGCATCCCACGTCAGCAGCATCATCTGCCAAATCAGCAAATCCACCCTATGAAATCATGGGAATGGATTGCGCAGGTTCATTGCAAACCAATCAAATCCCGCAAACAAAAATCCGACTTGGCACGTCCACATCCACCAGCTCAAGCTTATAGTATATCGCTTGTGAGCCATAGTTTCCACTACGTACTTACTGAGTGagtcctcctcctcctcctgagCATAATTGGGGCAGGACGCCGGtagctgagagagagagtagttgagagagagagagagagagagagcaggtGAAGGTCAAGGTTAAACTGAAATGGTTTCTCTGGCAGCATCAACAGCGGCTGCTTCCCTTGGTGTGTCTGAATTGCTTGGAAACAGTCTGAACAACTTTAGCGGCGCAGCCAGGTCGGCCCCTTCAGCCACCACCCCAGCCACCTTCAAGACCGTCGCACTCTTCTCCAAGAAGAAGGCCGCACCCCCTCCCAAGGCCAAGGCTGTTGCTCCTGCTGACGAAGAGCTCGCCAAGTGGTATGGTAAGTTGttcatcatcattttcttttctccctCCAATTATTAATAAATCAGTGCCATGCCATgcagttaattaattaattcatcaGGTCCTGATAGAAGAATCTTCTTGCCTGAGGGGCTCTTGGACCGCTCAGAGATCCCAGAGTACTTGACTGGAGAAGTTCCTGGCGAGTAAGATATtaaacatctctctctctctctctctctctctagctaaTTGAAATTATTGAGCCATTACTTGAACCTCTAATTGAGTTGTCCATTACTTCATTTCGTTAATATGATGTGCATGATCCAATGCAGTTATGGATATGATCCTTTTGGGCTAGGCAAGAAGCCAGAAAACTTCAGCAAGTAAGTTTTTGCTATACATAAtactctctccctctctctagACTAGAGATATGATTTCTTTCTCCTGCAGTTAATTTTCATTAGGATGGAAACAAACAGATGATCAATCTAATTGATGACATGTGGGGGTAATTAATACCGTGGTGTCTTTGAATAATGTTAATGCAGATACCAAGCATATGAGCTAATCCATGCTCGGTGGGCTATGCTTGGTGCTGCCGGATTCATCATCCCAGAGGCCTTCAACAAATTTGGTGCTAACTGCGGCCCTGAGGCTGTCTGGTTCAAGGTTTGCATTTAGTTTAATAAAGTCAATTAAACATTGTTTTTCCTATCGGAGTAGAAGCGTACAACTTATCATGACTCTACTGCATTATTACCCATGAATGCAGACAGGAGCTCTACTCCTTGATGGGAACACATTGAATTACTTTGGTAAGAACATACCTATCAATCTTATCTTTGCTGTTGTTGCTGAGGTTGTTCTTCTAGGTGGAGCAGAATACTACAGAATCACAAACGGCTTGGTACGTAACTAgaattcattttaattttgtagtTTACTACCCTGATTTCATCATTGCTGTTATCTAAACTAATAAATTCTGAGTAAACCCACACAAGATGTTGgaacttttcaaaatttagtCCGAGTATTTTAGTGTACAAGATAACTGATCATCTCAAAATTCACACACTACTAGTTATAATCTGCAAGACTGCCCGCCTTACATCGGCACTGTCAACCCGGGAGCAAATCCCTTAAACTAAAGCCAAAATTTCACTTGCTTCATGAGACAATTTGAAAAATCTGAGGTTGAAGACAATAATAGTAGGATACAGCTCATGCATATGCTGGTAGATATATATGcccttttaagaaaaataataacgcaatcaataaaaaagaaaggattACGTGTGTTAAGGATGACAATCTCATGACTCTGTTGTGTGATTTTCCTGGTAGGATTTGGAGGACAAGCTTCACCCAGGTGGTCCTTTTGACCCATTGGGGCTCGCTAAGGATCCAGACCAGGCTGCATTGCTAAAGGTGAAGGAGATTAAGAACGGAAGACTTGCCATGTTTTCCATGCTTGGTTTCTTCCTGCAAGCTTATGTCACTGGAGAAGGTCCTGTCGAAAACCTAGCAAAGCATCTCAGTGATCCCTTCGGCAACAACTTGCTTACTGTGATCGGTGGCTCTGTGGAAAGAGCTCCAACCCTGTAATTTTAAGTTTCCTCTTGCCGCTCCACTCAAAATTCAAGTGCATTGTATATCACATTCCGTCCTTTTTAAGGCATTTAACCTTAATCCTTGAATGGAATTGCAGCtgcttttcattttatatacAGAGACCTACCATAACATAACCTACGGTTTTAGTGTCTGTCAAACTATATATGTTCTTCCGGCCAAAATTATCATGCTCTGCATATTCTTGACATCCAATTTGCTCAATGATCATTATCaaaatttgttcttctttaATAACTTGGCTGTTTGCTGTTACAAGAGTTAATTTGAAACccttcaaataaataatactaTAGTCTATATCAATGATATGAGATGACAGTTTCCAGAAAGGTTATACCATTACCATTCCCAAGCAATGAGACCTACCAAAACAGAGATTTTAGTATGCAACCAACCAGAGTTTAAGGAAGTTGAGCCACGCATCAGCCAGGAATGCGTCTGGCGAGCCAAAAACAGAGATTTTAGCTCCAATTTGTGCTTCTCCTGTCACTCCTCCAAGTGTGTGGAAAAGAATAACAAAAGTAGTAGAATTCTATAGTGGGATGAGGCGCTATCTCTTAACCGTTTGATcaaattaatcaatttaatcCAACGATTAAGAAATAAGACATCATCTAACAACATTAGATACTGCTCTCGCTATAGAACCACTCTAACAAAGTAATCTGAAAAACAGACCAGATAAGTAAGTATGAGGCCCACGAATAGGCTTGTGCAGGGCAGCAGCCCATTGGATCCAATAACGATCATCGGGCTTGTGGGCCGTAGACCCAATGTTTGAGTTTGAGGCGCCGGCCCTACTTCGTCTCCCTTCTCATTAACAAAACTTGCCTAAAACAAAACTCCATCCTTGAATCTTGATTCACCCTCTTCGATTCTCAGGCTCTCATCTTGTCAAAAATGGCGGCCATCGCTCCATCCTCTTCCTCCTTGTCAAATCCCTCTCCTCTCCCTTCTTCAACAAATTCCCAAAACAACACTTCCAGATTTACCCGCCCCTTTTCCCCTATTCCCCAGAAGCCCACTCTCTACCGCCCTCTCCACATAtccaattctctctctcccaaacccaaacccaaagcCACGAGCACTGGCAGCATCACCACCACCCCTATTACCACCACTTCAGACCCACAAACTTTCATTTCCCGATATGCCCCTGATGAGCCAAGAAAGGGCGCGGATGTCCTGGTGGAGGCCCTTGAACGCCAAGGCGTCACCGACGTATTCGCCTACCCTGGAGGCGCATCCTTGGAGATCCACCAGGCCCTCACGCGCTCCTCCACCATCCGCAACGTCCTCCCTCGCCACGAGCAAGGTGGCGTCTTCGCTGCCGAGGGCTACGCGCGCGCCTCCGGCCTCCCCGGTGTCTGTATTGCTACCTCGGGCCCTGGTGCCACCAACTTGGTCAGTGGCCTCGCCGACGCACTCCTCGACAGCGTCCCCGTGGTTGCTATCACTGGACAGGTCCCCCGCCGCATGATCGGCACCGACGCTTTTCAAGAGACACCCATCATTGAGGTAACCCGATCCATCACCAAACACAATTACCTTGTTCTTGATGTAGAGGAAATTCCTAGAATTGTTCGTGAGGCTTTTTTCTTGGCCACCTCAGGCCGACCAGGGCCAGTTTTGATAGACATACCCAAAGATATACAGCAACAGCTTCTAGTTCCCAATTGGAACCAACCCATGAGTCTTCCCGGCTACATGTCTAGGTTGCCCAAGTCCCCCTCTGAGTCCCATTTGGACCAGATTGTGAGGTTGGTATCTGAGTCGAAGAAGCCGGTTTTGTATGTTGGTGGAGGGTGTCTGAACTCGAGCGACCAGTTGAGGGGATTTGTGGATCTTACCGGGATCCCCGTTGCGAGTACTTTGATGGGTCTTGGGGCGTACCCATGCTCCGACGAATTGTCCCTCCAAATGCTTGGGATGCATGGGACTGTGTGTGCTAATTATGCTGTGGATAAGTCTGACTTGTTGCTTGCTTTTGGGGTGAGGTTCGATGACCGTGTCACAGGAAAGCTCGAAGCATTTGCTAGCCGCGCTAAGATTGTTCACATTGATATTGATTCAGCAGAGATCGGAAAGAATAAGCAGCCTCATGTGTCAGTTTGTGCAGATGTGAAGTTGGCATTGGCAGGGATAAATCGAATATTGGAAGGCAAAGGAAGCAAGCTTAAACTAGATTTCTCAGCTTGGAGGGAGGAGCTGAAAGAGCAGAAGGTGAAGTTTCCATTGAGTTATAAGACTTTTGGGGAAGCCATTCCTCCTCAGTATGCGATTCAGGTCCTTGACGAATTAACGGATGGGAATGCAATTATAAGCACTGGAGTTGGGCAGCATCAAATGTGGGCAGCTCAATTTTACAAATACAGGAGGCCTCGCCAGTGGTTGACATCAGGGGGATTAGGGGCTATGGGTTTTGGATTGCCTGCCGCTATCGGGGCTGCTGTTGCAAATCCAGATGCAATTGTTGTTGACATCGATGGCGATGGGAGTTTCATGATGAATGTCCAAGAATTGGCAACTATCAGGGTAGAGAATCTTCCCATTAAGATAATGCTGTTGAATAATCAGCATTTGGGTATGGTTGTTCAGTGGGAGGATCGCTTTTATAAGGCGAACAGGGCTCACACTTACTTAGGGAACCCATCAAACGAGTCTGAGATATTCCCGAATATGCTCAAGTTTGCAGCAGCCTGTGGGATACCAGCTGCGCGTGTGACGAAGAAGGAGCATCTGAAGGAAGCAATTCAGAAAATGTTGGACACTCCTGGTCCATACTTGTTGGATGTAATAGTGCCCCATCAAGAGCATGTCTTACCTATGATTCCTAGCGGTGGTGCTTTCAAAGATGTGATAACGGAAGGTGATGGAAGATCGTCTTATTGATTTCCAGGCCACCGTCGTTCGTATCTACAATTTTGAGATGTGCTTAAAAGTGTTAAGTTTATCTAATTGTGTAAGATAAACTTATCGTTTCTATGCAAAAAAGTTATGTAGATACTGTCTCATACTTCACTTATTTGTTTATGTATTCAATGTATATTGTATAAGAGATCAATCCCTAGCTTCCTAAAGAAAATGCTAATAGTTAAGATGGTATTCTTTCTTTAAAGTGAATTAGGTGATGTAGGTCGATTGCTCAAGGTTCCGTTTGTAATGCTTGTTTCAATACTCGCTAATTTGTTCTCTGCTGGGATTAATTTGTTTACAGAATTTGTTGGTTCATTTACAGTGTTGTTGGTACGGCTACCGTTAATGTGAACTTTTTCTTGGTTTCTCTCTAATGTTGACACTGCATTGATAGGGTTCCTCATCGGGTCGGGCTGGGCTGAAATGTTTGAGTTCTAGCTGGGTTTTACAggctttttaaattttttgaatcgGGCCAAGGTTTTAAAGTGCTTGATTTGGACCGCATTATCCGACCGGGTCGggcttttttaaaattaattaattaaatttctaagtcttttaaatttttttgtcttaAACAGTTTTCTCTTaaacaataatataaattattacataacttaagaaaacaaaaatataataacCAAACTCTTTTACTAAACTTACACCAATAgccaatatattttataaaaaaaatattatacctaaaaATGCATTACTTCTATGTCTATCCCAAATTAGGATAGATATTATGAAAATTAAAGCAATTTTTCCATTAGAATTAATAAAGCCAAAATAAGCTTTCAAATTCTTTATTGAACCATTAAATTTGAACTTGACAAAAAATGGGcactaaaaaattattgtatatATTGCTTGTTTGTTACAAATTTGTAAACAACATTGAACAAATTAACTTAATTTATAACATGTATAAAATGAGGTTATGGAGTGCATCCAttaaatctttaaaaaaaggacATAGACGAGCGGGCCTTGGGCGGTCCTAGGTCAGGTCGGGTCGTGGGCTTCAAATCCTACCCAGCCTTAAAGTGGGCCGGGCCGATCTATTCTAACCATTGGGCCAGGGCAGGTTCGTTGGGCTTTAAGCTACCTACTTTGACCCGTGGGCAAAAAAATTTCCCCTCTATAGGCCTCTCGATGGGTTTGTAAGTTTGGTTAGGTCTTATGGAGGTAGTTTAGGAATAGATgggtatttatttatagtaattttcttaatttcctCATCGATATTGCCCCTAATTTAATCACCCGCATATACAGTATGTGTGAGGTTTTATACAAAAGATCCCGATAGTATTAATAATGGActcatttattatatattgtattttatttagtaaatTTCTACTTCAATATTCTTCAACAGTTATTTCATCGGACTGGGTTCTTCAACAGTTGTTTCATTAATTCTAAATGTTTGAGAAATCACGGGCATTTCCCCTACCCTAGCTAGTTGGCCATGACAACAATTTGAACTTAAGAGGAAATAACAGTCTCGAATTAATAGCATCAGAAGGTGTAACCATAACAGTCTCAAATTAAAAGCATAGCAGTAAGTAGCATATCCATTCTCAACCAGCATCGATGGAGAGAGAATGAATCTTAACTGTCCTTAATAGGATCCCTAATTACAATCCAAACCATAGACTTATACATATAATTAAAAGAGTATCAAGGTCCATTCCCAAGATGAAGATGAtcaggggggagagagagagagagagagagagagagagagagagagagagagagatgagaagaTGAGAAGATGAAAGATGAGGTTGACCTAAGTCCTAACCATGGTTGGTGCGTTAGTGGAGACGAACCCAAGGGAACCAAAATATCTCCCGAGGGTTACATGCAGATGCTTTTTGAGCTCCACATCCATCAATGGAGTGCTCAAAAGTATGATGATATTAATGtactagctagctagctaaaAGCTAAAATGccaaaagaaaacgaaaaagaCACAAATTCTATCC
Proteins encoded:
- the LOC117636735 gene encoding keratin-3, type I cytoskeletal 51 kDa, producing MMMGRGGRDREERDEEEGKGLLWKLPVIKSPQLGKVGPAFGVGVGCGLGFGVGLLGGLGFGPGIPGLQVGFGLGAGCGVGLGFGYGVGKGIAHDDHRRYSNVGNLFQGANVGISRASGNLPTQDDIGALVEELVDNTKKLVRATTREMDKWRR
- the LOC117636732 gene encoding chlorophyll a-b binding protein CP26, chloroplastic; amino-acid sequence: MVSLAASTAAASLGVSELLGNSLNNFSGAARSAPSATTPATFKTVALFSKKKAAPPPKAKAVAPADEELAKWYGPDRRIFLPEGLLDRSEIPEYLTGEVPGDYGYDPFGLGKKPENFSKYQAYELIHARWAMLGAAGFIIPEAFNKFGANCGPEAVWFKTGALLLDGNTLNYFGKNIPINLIFAVVAEVVLLGGAEYYRITNGLDLEDKLHPGGPFDPLGLAKDPDQAALLKVKEIKNGRLAMFSMLGFFLQAYVTGEGPVENLAKHLSDPFGNNLLTVIGGSVERAPTL
- the LOC117636727 gene encoding acetolactate synthase 3, chloroplastic — translated: MAAIAPSSSSLSNPSPLPSSTNSQNNTSRFTRPFSPIPQKPTLYRPLHISNSLSPKPKPKATSTGSITTTPITTTSDPQTFISRYAPDEPRKGADVLVEALERQGVTDVFAYPGGASLEIHQALTRSSTIRNVLPRHEQGGVFAAEGYARASGLPGVCIATSGPGATNLVSGLADALLDSVPVVAITGQVPRRMIGTDAFQETPIIEVTRSITKHNYLVLDVEEIPRIVREAFFLATSGRPGPVLIDIPKDIQQQLLVPNWNQPMSLPGYMSRLPKSPSESHLDQIVRLVSESKKPVLYVGGGCLNSSDQLRGFVDLTGIPVASTLMGLGAYPCSDELSLQMLGMHGTVCANYAVDKSDLLLAFGVRFDDRVTGKLEAFASRAKIVHIDIDSAEIGKNKQPHVSVCADVKLALAGINRILEGKGSKLKLDFSAWREELKEQKVKFPLSYKTFGEAIPPQYAIQVLDELTDGNAIISTGVGQHQMWAAQFYKYRRPRQWLTSGGLGAMGFGLPAAIGAAVANPDAIVVDIDGDGSFMMNVQELATIRVENLPIKIMLLNNQHLGMVVQWEDRFYKANRAHTYLGNPSNESEIFPNMLKFAAACGIPAARVTKKEHLKEAIQKMLDTPGPYLLDVIVPHQEHVLPMIPSGGAFKDVITEGDGRSSY